GGCTGCAACGCGAGGAACTCTGTGGCGGACAACGGGAACTCCGGCGGGCGGAGCCGGCTGCCGCCGCTGAGGTCGAGTTCGGCTGGGCAACGATCATGGGTATCCGCTGTCCGACGGAGGCCACGACGCTCGCGCCGCCGATGTCGGACTCCGGGAGAGTCTTCGGCAGCGCCGCCGCCGTCCACACCGCGGAGGCGTTCGCGGAAGCGCTGGAGGCGGCCGCGCGCCACGCGGCCGCCAGCACCGCGCTGCGGCTCGTGGAGGAGGAGGCAGCCGTGACCAGAAACCGGATTCGCGCACTGCGGCGGCACTGGATCCCGCGCCTGCGCTCGGAACT
This sequence is a window from Amycolatopsis benzoatilytica AK 16/65. Protein-coding genes within it:
- a CDS encoding V-type ATP synthase subunit D; the protein is MSRLRVPPGRAGRQWLRRRLGIAEHGAEVLDRKLRVLGAERTRLAALAAETERTWAARTVQAREWLQREELCGGQRELRRAEPAAAAEVEFGWATIMGIRCPTEATTLAPPMSDSGRVFGSAAAVHTAEAFAEALEAAARHAAASTALRLVEEEAAVTRNRIRALRRHWIPRLRSELSRIELELEEREQADAIWHRRAASAE